CGTTGGAAAATCAGCCCCATTATAGACAACTTTCATTGTGAGAACAAACAGTTGAATTCAGCTGTTCAGTGTTCTATTTTCTGGAGAAGCAAAATGCGGGAAGAAACTGACTCggatttatgaaaatatttgctgCTGGTGAATATGTGAATTTGGCTGTAAAACTGAACCAGAATTAAAAAGTACACAAGATAACCCGGAACTATGTCTCAACTTCgtattaacttttattaagatgtaaagagtgacattctgagacaatttgcaattggtcttcaatttttctttatttttttatagtattttgcaAATTTCTGTTGCCAGCCGAGCTGGATATCAGTTGCTTAGAGAAACATCGTATCCCAGCGGCTCCCAAGGGGCCTTTGAGTCCATGACACTTCTCATTCAGATCTTCCACAGCAAACTTGTGCCCATGCCCCACACCTTCCCACTCCAGGTTGATACAGAAGATTGTTGTAAAACTACAGGGGCCACTGATCAGATCCGGCAGCAGTTTGCCAAGGGCCAGTAGTGTTGGGACCAAGGGGCTTCTCAGTTTGTCTATTTAATGTGTAGCATCAACTACTGAAGGGAAAGCTGGGAGCTGTTTTCCATCCCCAGTCCAGAGGGCAAAGCTAAATCATGGGGCTGCTTTAAGCGTCCAGCAGTCCAATGGCCTTAAATATCTTTTCCCTTTAATAAGTTGTCCCCTGCTCTGTGACATCAGTGAGTACTTGCTCCTTACATGTTTCCTACGTGTGCCTCTTCAGCtcattgagcatgtgcagggtcactgactctgtcTTGAGAAGAACAAAGGGAATATTTTCagggaaagaaaatatatttattattgggcTTCTTTTTGACactaaagagtttttttttttttttcaactttgtgtttattcaggTTCAGTATCATGTACAAAATACCAGAAAGTAGTTGCAATTTGCAAACCTGTTTTACAACATACAAAAAAGTAAAGGGAAAGTAACAGGAATGAAATAAGTAATatgaaatgaaagcaaaaacaaacagaagaaaagaaaataaagatacaTGTTGCATACATTTTCTGTTGTCATCGTGTCATCAAGTCAAATTATCCGTATAGGCAAAAAGTAGGGAAATAGTATATACAGTTCCATGTGGGCAGACTAGGTAGGGCCAGCTTTGGTAATCATAAGTCATAAGTGTAAAGAGTTTTTTGAGGCCAAATTAAGGCCACCCAGACAAGCCGCAGGCCCTGGAGCAGCTCTGCAGAAGGGATTGACTGCAACACTAAACAATAACAGggatgtgatctgttatccagatacccgttatccagaaagctcaaaattatgaaATGGCcatcatttcatccaaataatcaaaattttaaaaaacaattccctttctctctgtgatgataaaacaggtgcttgtacttgatcccaactaagatataattaatctataataaaaaccagcctattgggtttgtttaatgtttaccgGATTTTCCAGTagaaggtatgatgatccaaatgatggtaagatctgttatccagaataccgcaggacctgagcattctggataacaggtcctataccagtaCAAGTAGTTCCTTGCAGTCAAATGCAAATGTTGTAgtcaaatattatttaatttttcattcaaaatgcatttttgatTTTAGGGGGACACTCCACCCAGTAATTGTCAGGCAATAATAAAAATACCATTCTAAGAAGCTTGCCAATCTCCATGCATTACTGGGTTGAAACTGCCAATTGCTTTCCACAGACTTTGGTTTGGAAAAGATGTATGTTTTGGGCCAAAACTCACTTGCACCCAAATTGCTCACATTGCATAATTATCTAATTACAGACAGACAAACAACACTATTGATACTGAAATCAAAACACTGGCTTGTCAGATGCTGCCCTCTTGTGGCACTATAGAAGTAGTACATTAGTCTTTACTGGGAAATTTAGGGATTTCAATTAGAATTTATACATATAGTAAgatgctgccatctagtgaccTTATAGCAGAAGTTCATTGGCATGAAGGGGTTCAATGAGAAATGGTCAGATGCTGCCCTCTAGTGAAATTATAGAAGTAGTATGTCTGTGAATGTTTTTATTCATCTTGGTCTGGAGTCCCCTGTGAGCCACGTGCAAATGTAAGAGTAGGGGAGCAAAACCCATGAAAAGTTCCTAAAAGATACCAAATaagggtagcccctatgtggattggcagcctacacgaggctctgtttggcagtacaccttgcaAGTTTTactcaagccactggttgggatccctgatctaggtcATGGTATACCTAGTAGAAGTAACTCTAGAACTAACACATTTgcagagtaatcattgaagacatttgaCTACTACTCTGAGCGGCTTCTTCAGTTGAACGGAAGCTCTGCCCCTGAGGAGCTGCAAAAGCCCAGCCTTCCCCTTCCTGGTGGCACCCACACCCTCGCTCATCCCTTTCACTAGACTGGTTGTTGTGATGCTCTGCAGCTGCACAAGTACCCGGCCTATGGCAGCAGTTAACAAATGAGAACTACATTCCCAGTCCCACACAGGAGGGCAGTTTACACCGTCCAATATCAGCAAAGCAAATACAGGGATACGTATGGGTTAATGGTAAGAGACCAGTGACAAGGTCCTGAAACAGGGTCTGTACCTTAGAAAAAAGGGTAGACGGGAACTTTACACTAGGAGAATATACGGTTATCAGAGTAGAATTGTTCCCTTTGAACAGTTCCCAATGAGCACAGTGATAAACAGTAGTGTTCCCTTACTGAGCAAATGGGATAGGGGTTTAGGTTGTAAATGGAGATTgatgtgtattatgtataatcATAAAGCATTGTGGAATAGATCAAAACTATATAAAGGATATTAGCAGATACACAAGGGGTAATGTATCGCAAGATTCTTACAAACAACAGACACAGGTGACGTTTAGAAGCAGCTTTATACATAGCTTATGTTACACGTAAAACTCATGAATCTACAAGATTAATGGCAAGTTTTCCAGTACAGTGTTTTCGGGGTAAATAGTCACATTTACAGCCATAGAGTTGCCATTAGTGTTTGGAAAAATAAACCGCTACTTTGATACAAAATATTCTCTTCTTCATCATTTAAGTGAGGCTCAAAAGAACTTGCTTTCTGTATCTGCACAACACAAGGCAAATTTGTGTGATGCATTAAAGGACATTCACATACGTGCACTTTAGCAATGCTGCTGCCAGactattttcaaatataaatatctgCTTTCTAGAAGTCTCCTTTGATATCAATATTTAAATGTGACTTTAaaataagttatttctaaatcTATTCATGATGATTGGATTCTTTGAGATAAattaggtagaaaaaaaaattccaaaacgtTGCACAATCCGATCCAGATGAAACTACCAGCAGACCAGCTGACACTTGAGCCTCGATATGAATGGATGATGTGATGGagtgtgggggttatttaatcgTCAGCTCTTGTATTACCAGTCCTGTGAAAATAAGGGGAAGAAAAGTGTCACATGAAGTACAAATGTTTTTCCAGGCCTTAAGAATAGAAGTTTTATTTAGATATTGGCCATAGCAGTTAAAGTTTCAAGCcagcttatttttattttagggaaTTTACAGAAAGTATAAATTTAAAAACGTGACCAAGGGCAATAAAAAGCTTTTACAACTACAGTTGCAGTGTCTATAGATATAAACCACATACTGTGTGCTTAACATACAGCTACTGGATATTCAGCTACTAAAACATGGTGCTAAATGCCCCAAAGTATCCATAACTGCTGCACTGCCCTTCAAATGAAATAATGGGACAATCACCTGAAAATCCTTCTGATCCGTCTCTTTCATATGATCAAAAAAGGCTACCGATGATGACCAGACCCCAGATTAGcactaacaaagaaaaaaaaaaaaaaagagagaattatTTTATCCTGCAACATGTTAATATTAATAGCAgttttatatacatgtatgtctCCTCCTTCAATAAAGTATTGTTTTGTGAATAACTGTACAAGGGAGGGAGAGAGTTTATAAGAATGACCGGTGCAACGTGTCTCAAAGTAGTAAACCCATAGTACAGAAACTGGTACAACTATCAGACAAGACTAATACGGCTTATTAGACTTACTAAGATATTATCAAACACAGGTAAGACTAAGCAAGATCCCAAACTGTAGAGGAACCAAAGTTGTGAAGCTAatgcccagcctgaaggtcagttagggggagatttggggtgagtgcttactctgggtacccctggaactatagcagggtgactgttaccccaatgtttctatatatctgtaaccttgttatgagctaagggggcccagtctgaaggtcagttagggggagatttggggtgagtgcttatttgtaccatgggtacccctggaactatagcagggtgactgttaccccaatgtttctatatatctgtaaccttgttatgagctaagggggtccagcctgaaggccagttacacTGGTAAGGCTAAGCAGAATACCTTgtaaaaaatcccccaaaaatagAACCAACAAGAGGGAAATTAATTGGACTCAGATGTACCTGCAATGCGGGACTTTGTTTCACTATTTAATGCTGCAGAACTGGGTGGTGACTGGGTTACCGAGGTCTCAGCTTCCGTGGGTCTCTGTATTGTTGAGTCTGCAATACACAAAGGATTGAAATTTTCaaatgcagttttttcaaaatagtCCCAACTAccgataagggatatttctgtaattttgatctccataccttaaatatactaaAACGTAAgtgatcaagtactgttttattactacaaagaaattCCCCGTAATTTTCCACagaatggatcccatgcctgtactatttATTGTTCAGTCACAAAAACCACCTATTTTTGATAGCTCTTTCCCAAGTAACCATGGGCAAAAAAATAGTGCCATAAAATAGTGCACTCGGGACTAAGAAATTATAAATTACATCAGCTTCAATTTAGTGGATGGATCTAAACACTTTTGCATGGCTTAACCACActtttactcagttgttgctgaactCCATCTCCCACAACTATGCAACCCATTAtcaaggttaaggcatgctgggagctgttgtCCAGCAACATCACTGTTGCATTCTTAGATCAATATCATATACAGATAGACACAATGCAGCTATTAAAAAAGTGGCAATTTTAGTAACGTTACATCACTGTATTTTTTCCTGGGCAAAATAAATCATAAAGAATTCCAGCAAGAGCATAGCCACAATTATCAAGGAGCTTTTGCCAAAAACTAAGTACAAGAGATGTGTCAGGACAGAATTGTGTCACAATGTTTTATGCTCAAGTTTTGTGGTCATTTGTTTTTTCCAGAAATTAGGCAATTTGGGTGTTTTTGATGCagttttttgtacaatatgtaCATCAAACCTGAAACTAGCAGCTGTGTGTATTCTGTAAACACAGCAAGCAGAGAGGGAGTTCGGAGAGGTCATTTGATACTTAGGATCATCTCAGaatatatttggggggggggactaaCATGTTGTGTAAATTAATTTATGCCAGAAAACCTGATAATAAGCCCCTGTGCGTCTGTGAGAGTATGCTTGGAAGCTTTTCATTTATGGCACAGTTAGTAGTGATGATATTTACACTCGCATGAGCCTGAAATATCAGAATGTTAGATGCACAAGTAGAAGTGGGAGGAGAAGACACAAACGATCACCTACCGGTAACCTGAACATCAAAGTGACATTCCCAATTGTTCTTGTGAACGGCGTTGTATAATCCAGCATCTCTCATTTGTGCATTTATGATAAACACATCATTTTTGACAATCTTCAAGTTTCCTTGTGCCTTTGTGACGATTCCATCAATGACTTCTATCATCAGTCGTTTCTTTGGAGACTCTTGAGTTATAACGAATACACCAGTCTGTGGAACACGTTTAAATAAGGCTACACTGGAACCTTTGTCGGCAGAGACGTTCCCAGGACAAGCTGTGCTGAAGCCTGAAAGAGAAATTGTagctaaaaaaaatttctgataaCCTCTTCATAATGATCAGGCACGCACGGCTACAGCTATAGACAAAGTTGCCATTTAAGATGTTGTGCTGCTGCAGGTTTTGTtcaaaaaagcataaaaagcataaaagcataaaaaacaGCCAAATAATTACCCTAAATGCAGCCACAGGAAATTTTGATGCAGTCCTGGCCCAATAACAAGAgagttttcaggagaaaaacaAACTCAGTTGCTGTCTCGGATTTTTTTACATATCTCCAGCAGTCAGCCATGGGGCAATGTTTAgtatttttaaagggatggttcacctttgagttaacttttactttgtaatagtacggccacttctaagcaacttttccattggtcatcaattattatttttttttcatagcttATGAATTattcttccaactctttccagctttgcaATCAGGGGGGGTCTAAACAAAACAATCCTCTGTAGTGATGTTGGAGCCGGCCCGATACCggcgggtcgacctcgcactcctcttcacAGGCATTATAGCCgctgtcccgccccttttgtgacatcataatCGAGGCGggtcggtgcgggtctataaaaggaacccggaagtcgggtgcAGGCTTGGGCTgagggagggcaggttagggtcggatgTGGGTTAAACCAACCCTCACATCactaatgctctgtaaagcagtggtgtaactagatattactgggccacacagtaaattcattttcaggaccccaaaatgtctagaggttgcatgttttaccaatatttattgagactgtatatgaattagggtatcaaggggcccctatacctcaccCTAGGCATCGGGcctaaacatgcccctaaatCATGCGCGTGACCTCACTTCCACAGTGTTCCTCTGACCCCCTACCCCTCATCAATGCAAGGAaagaagttcactggcacacaggtaatgctagcagggtgagacccttgctttaaattgATTTAGTGCagcaggcaacgtttcggggacaacccctttatcaagcaaccCCCACCCCTCATCTccatcaccggatttcctatggaaatcctcGTGGAAGAGGATAGGCACCCCGAGGGCCaccttaggcacaggcccttggggtcctatatataaatacaaccctgcctttacctcctgggcccccctgcagtcgcagggtctgcacccgctgtagttacgtccctgctGTAAGGCTACCtataaattgttattgctactttttatagaTCATATTTCTATCCagaccctctcctactcatattccagtctcctcttcaaatcaatgcctggttgctaggggcatttggatcctagcaaccagattgctgacattgcaaactgaataaaaggctaaacaagtcaaaaaccaccaataatagaaaatggaatgcaattgtaaattgtctcggaatatccctctctacatcatactaacagatcATTTAAAGCAGAACAACCCCTTTGAACCCAGCCCTGTGGAAAGCAGTAACCCATTTTTACAGTTAAGATCTTACAGAAGTACAACCTGCTGAGAATGCCCTTGTCCCCGTAATGTTGGATGGACAAATAATTAACCTGAACTAGCTACATGCTAAGGTCCAGCAGCTGCCCTACCCTGTAGATGGAATGACATTACTGCGCGCCACTATacgagctgtcaatcaaactgtTGCATCAAAGCCGCATCCGGTGTGTCATTTCCTCCTGCAGTCACTGCCGCTGAGACGAGGCCACTTCAGCTCGAAACAATCACGAGGGGGTGGTCTACGTTACTATGGTTAGACAGGGGTCCCGCATGTAAATTGCTTCCGCAGACAAGTTCATAATGTCCACTAgcgaatttgaataactcactCTTGCACTGTAGGGCCAACAGGAAAAATACCACCAATCGGCCGGTTCCCATTTATTCACTGAAAAGACAAAAGCAGAGCGAATGTGGCCCGATCGGTGTCACACCCGCTTCCCGCCGCTGCTTCAAAATGGCAACTTCCGGGATATGGAAGAGCGAGGTTGAATAGCCAATGTGAAGTGTCAGTGAAGTGTCAATCAAGTCTTTTGGCGCTAATCTGTTTAGTTTTAACCCGCCCCCCTTGGGAAACATGTTGGTTGTGCGCTGCGTGTGTAGAGAATGGGGAATAGGGTGAGTGAGTGCTTTATACACTTCTTTTATTATTCTCTAGGCATTAAAGGGGAGGTGTAGCTTTAAGATaatttatagtatgttatagaatggctcattctaagcaacttttcaattggtcttatttgccttcttctgacttttctgctttcaaaacaaaagctctgtaaggctacacatttgttatttctgcttattattcatctttctattcaggcctctcctattcatattcaagtctattattcaaatcaatgcaaggttgctaggggaatttggaccctagtaaccagactgctgctgaataaaaagctaaataactcaaaaaccatgtgTGAATTGTACCTTTATGATCAATTTCCGCTTATTTAGCAGTACATCACTTCTTTTGAAGACAGAAGCATCGCTTTAGGTAATCCcaattttgacaactcaaccagcagtcccagattgttactgaaatgtccctagtttctctttgatctgcactgaacagccagaaaaaagatacaaattttcTGAAACGTAATTGACTTTAAGCAGAGCGTCCAgtatatgtggcaggtgcactttgatacatttgtaacaatttaagataggcaaagaaacaattgtaactatttaagataagcaggtctcttgggaaaacagagacttgcatcttaaagggcaattcaccttcattagcaaaactgtagtttcacataaaacattgcactaaaactctcagaaatgttttcaaccgttcataaccagccaaatagggtgtggtccaaaaatttaacacaaaaaaacagtacGTTTTGGGCTGCCGGGGGCCAGTGACGCCCcctaaaatatacaaattaagaccaggccattctataaaatactaaacattTACTTACTCTTTTACTTAATTTCAGTAGATGCAGCTATAATTATTCTAATAGGTAGGTTTATCCATAGACACTGAAGCAGTGCCAGATGGTTGGCAGTAATTTAGTGAAAAATGTGTATTACCATGCAATACCTATTGCAGAGAGCATTTTTGTTGCAAgtgttaaaggggttcttcacctgttagtatgacgtagagattgatattctgagacaatttgcaattggttttcattcttagttatttgtggtttttgacttatttagcagctctccagtttgctatttcagccatctggttgctagggtccaaattcccctagcaaccttgcactgatatgaaaaagactggaatatgaataggggaggcctgaatagaaaaaatataaagtagcaacaacaatacatttgtagctatacagagcatttgttttttagatggggtcagtgacacccatttgaaagctggaaaaagtcagaaggcggcaaataattaaaaaaaaaaaaaaaacctataaaagttaataatgaagaccaatttaaatgttgcttagaaatgcccgttgtataacatactaaggtgAACCACAGCTTTAAGTGCTCAAATTCCAGCATGATGGTGGGTCAGATATTAAacttttttctcttgtttcaacAGAACAATTTGGAATTGGTGGCTGCGTTTTTCCAATGTGCTGACGTTCATTCTTACAGTTTCGATGTTGACATCTGGTAAGTACCTTGGCTAAACTTTAAAATGACACCTACAGAAAAGCTATAACCAATAAAACATAGGTGAAACTTTTGCAAGATATATTATGCTGATATCTGCCTGAGAGGGAAAATAAGGTTATTAGCTGATATGGGTTTATATTTTGCTTCAAAGAgcaggttatacaggtatgggacctgttatccagaatactatggacctggggttttccggataaccgatctttctctaatttggatcttcataccttaagtctacaagaaaataatataaacattaaataaacccaataggctggttttgcttccaataaggattaattatatcttagttgggatcaagtacaagcgactgtttgagagagaaaaaggaaaacaaatttaaatatttggttaaaatggagtctatgtgagatggcctttccgttaatcagagctttttggataacgggtttccggataatgaatcccatagcTTTAATTCTAATTCATAATATTTGAGGTAGTTTTATGGCGGAGCTGTTTAAATATAAatgatcatggaaaaaaaacagcctCTGTGTATAaactaaaatgcaaatatatttttgttcatgttttttttctccactttCTATTTCAGATTGCTGTACAGGCCACACACTTGAGGTGCATAAAACCTCTTTAACCGCGTCTGTAGGGGATTCAGTAAGATTCTCTTCTTCCTACTCCGTCTCCAGTCCATTCTACAATTGGCCTTCTATAGAGTGGTCTTTTGGTTACCAGACGATTTTATATTACTCTATAGATAATGGTTCCTTAAACTCGAACGGTCGGGTCATATGGAGCACAGGAAGCACAGCGATCTCCCCTTTATACGAGGGACGCCTAGAATTTCATCCTGTGAATGCCTCCTTGACTTTAAAAGATCTCAAGCATTGTGATGAAGGCACTTACCAAATTACCTTCTTAAGTTTTGAGAATATTATAAAGAAGAAAATCAGTTTGAAAGTGCATGCAACTCCTGGTTCATATTGTGGTACAGGTAAAATCCCTACTGGGCTAATCTTATAGTTAACAGTTTGTTGTAGATTAACCTTTTCGTTCTCTAGTCTTTCCATGAATTCGAAGGTTCCACACATCACGTTTACTCGGCTGTTGCATTTGGAGTCGCTGCCACAAGAACAAGTTTCTGACAAAAACCACCATCCAGGCTTCTTAAGGGGAAATTGCTTTGTCTGCTCCCATGCCTGCCTGCAGCTGTTTTtacaagggatgcaccaaatctactatttcaggggtccccaaccttttttactcatgagccacatttaattgtaaaaagagctggggagcaacacaagcatgagaatgtccatggggatgtcaaataagggctgtgattggctatttggtagcccctatgtgaactggtagcctacaggaggttctgtttggcagtacacctggtttttatacaattaaaacttgtctccaagcctggaattcaaaaataacctcctgctttgaggccactgggagcaacatccaaggggttggagagcaacatgttgctcgcgagctactggttggggaccactgtactatttggtttgggattcggtctttttctgcaggatttggtcgaatccaagTCCAAAAAAATTACAAGAAAGTCCAAAAATTCCACAAGATTCTCTTTCCCATTCATTTCCCTAAATTAGGGTTCAGAaccggtttggtattcggccaaatcaaggggagtaactacaaaggaagcagaccccgtggctgcaggggggcacaggagcCCCATGACACCCTATTTCATATATAACTTCAATATTggtaaacctctagacattttgggggcctgaaaattttttttctgtgaggcccagtaaaatctagttaggCCACTGGCCACATCTTTTACaaagtattcggctgaatcctaaaatagtggattcggtgcatccctagtttttaactAAACTTATTTATTACACACAGCCAATATAATCCTGCATGTTATAATTGATAGCGGACTGTTAcctgcaatgtacatttatttacctAGAACAAGGCAGAAAAGTATGTCTAAAACACGCACAGCAGTATTGGAAGCCCCTCTGGAAGATACAGTCAGGCAGTGCTGTAAATAGCAAGCTTTTTATAGTGTCTCCACATCTTTGTAAGTAGGTTGAAATACACTTAAATGGAAGCCTGAAATACATGTGACATCCCAGTGGAAAGGGCAATTTTAGGTGCTTCCAGGTAGCCATACCCGGGTCACAGCTTTAGTGCATTTGTGCAGCTTATCTAAATCTGAAATGAAGCTCCTGCACTCCAGTATGTATGATTAGCCTTTGCCCCAAAGATACTAAAGATGCGCAATCAGTCTGAGGAATTTGCAAttctttttacccacaatgcagcattctgTCCAAGATTCCTAGTATAGCTCCACTGCTAGATTTGGGTGCCAAAATCACAGAGAGCTTTATTAGGGGTTCAGAAATGATGTTCTCTGCAGAAGTACATTACATGGGGTTTATGGCACTAGGCTTGCctgggagcagtaacccatagcaaccaatcagcaggtagaatttactcaTCACCTATTTAagagcaaacatcttattggttgctatgggttactgctactggacAAACTAAGTGCTGAATTACTGCTGAGGTCTTGTTTGTTCTTAAAGAAtaaccttgtttttttcttttcagaatcaGAAACTGAGATGTTATTGGCAGCATCTGATACACTCAAAGCAGACAGGTTACAGAATCCAGAGAAAGAGGCTGCCCAGTGCTCAACCATAACATTCTGGGTCTTGATAAGTGTTCTTGTTGTTAGCACTTTCCTCTGTTTTTGTATCTTATGTAAATGCATCCTaccctctggaaaaaaggcatttGCACCTAAAACCCTTTTAAAACAAGGCTTATGGCAAGTACAGAGAAGCCATACGTAGCACTTATTGTTTTCTCATAGACTCAGTGtgtgcccttaaaggaacaacaacaccaataaataaaaaaattgttcaaaagaaagacaatataatgtactgttgccctgcactggtaaaacgtgtAGGTTTACTTgtttatacacagtagataacagataagcactactatagtttatataaacgagctgctgtgtagccatgggggcagccattcaagcacaggatacacagtagataacagataagtactactatagtttatataaacaagttgctgtgtagccatgggggcagccattcaagcac
The sequence above is a segment of the Xenopus laevis strain J_2021 chromosome 8L, Xenopus_laevis_v10.1, whole genome shotgun sequence genome. Coding sequences within it:
- the LOC108698214 gene encoding uncharacterized protein LOC108698214 isoform X1; its protein translation is MLVVRCVCREWGIGTIWNWWLRFSNVLTFILTVSMLTSDCCTGHTLEVHKTSLTASVGDSVRFSSSYSVSSPFYNWPSIEWSFGYQTILYYSIDNGSLNSNGRVIWSTGSTAISPLYEGRLEFHPVNASLTLKDLKHCDEGTYQITFLSFENIIKKKISLKVHATPGSYCGTESETEMLLAASDTLKADRLQNPEKEAAQCSTITFWVLISVLVVSTFLCFCILCKCILPSGKKAFAPKTLLKQGLWQVQRSHT
- the LOC108698214 gene encoding uncharacterized protein LOC108698214 isoform X2; translation: MLTSDCCTGHTLEVHKTSLTASVGDSVRFSSSYSVSSPFYNWPSIEWSFGYQTILYYSIDNGSLNSNGRVIWSTGSTAISPLYEGRLEFHPVNASLTLKDLKHCDEGTYQITFLSFENIIKKKISLKVHATPGSYCGTESETEMLLAASDTLKADRLQNPEKEAAQCSTITFWVLISVLVVSTFLCFCILCKCILPSGKKAFAPKTLLKQGLWQVQRSHT